Genomic segment of Arvicola amphibius chromosome 7, mArvAmp1.2, whole genome shotgun sequence:
GTAAAGCCTGTACCTGGAAGATAAGCAGAGCTatatgtctctgcctccaggagaCCCCCTCAAACATCAAATAGTTTGTTTCTATAGCTAGTAGGTTACTGATCATCAGTAGCTCTGTGGGAAAGGGGCCACACGCATCCTCGCCCTCTGGCTTATTTAGGGCTCCTCACTTTTCGACCTGGTATCTGTTTTCTTGTCCTTTAGATTCTGGGGGAAGCCGACCACCAATTTTGCCACCAGGAGGAAGAGCCACATCTGCCAAGCCCTTTTCGCCCCCAGGTGGCCCGGGGCGGTTCCCCACACCCCCACCAGGCCACAGGAGTGGTCCCCCAGAGCCGCCCAGGAACCGAATGCCTCCCATGAGGCCTGACGTGGGCTCCAAACCCGATAGCCTTCCCCCTCCGGTACCAAATACACCAAGACCCATTCAGTCAAATCTGCACAACCGGGGATCCCCGACAGGGCCAGGAGCCCCCAGGCCCCCCTTTCCCGGAAACCGAGGTGCTTTTGGAGCCGGCTCTGTACGCCAGAACCCCTCGAGCTCTTCCTCTCCGTTCTCCAGGCcccctctgccccccaccccaggccgAGCCTTGGATGACaagcctcctccaccacctcctcctgtgGGCAACAGGCCCTCCATCCACAGAGAAGTAGTCCCACCTCCTCCCTCACAGATCAGCAAACCTCCAGTGCCTTCCACCCCGCGGCCTGGGTCCGGGTCACAGGCACCACCTCCTCCGCCACCGCCCAGCCGGCCCGGCCCTCCTCCCTTGCCTCCGTCTTCCAACGATGAGATCCCGAGGCTGCCACAGCGGAACCTGTCCCTTTCATCCTCTGCGCCTCCCTTGCCTTCACCTGGACGCTCCgggcctctccctcccccacccaacgAGAGGCCCCCTCCTCCAGTGAGGGATCCACCAGGCAGATCAGGTATGGCAAGACTGGGGGCCTCATGTCCCAAAAAATGCTTAAGTCAAAAGCAAAGCTTTGgatgccctctgatctccataggTGTGCCATGGCGCATACACACATAcgaataatttttttattttaaaaaaacttagtTCTTCTAAAGACCTCAACTAATTTTATAACAATcttactcctttttaaaaatcctttttatgGTGTCACAGTGCTTAGTTCAAAGCCCCCTTTAAAAGGATAAATGCTTCTTAAACGGTACAGTTATCGATATAAACAGATTATTACCTCTTTTCCGTCTCACCGGTTTTCTTCCGCCTCAGTGGTTAACTTGAAGCCGTACAATGTGGATATAAGACCGTGCTTCAGTAAATGTCTCGTCTTCTGCTCCAGGCCCCCTCCCACCGCCACCTCCGGTAAGCAGAAATGGAAGCGCCCCTCGGGCCCTGCCTGCCACCCCTCAGTTGCCATCCAGGAGTGGAGTGGACAGTCCCAGAAGCGGGCCCaggcctcctctccctcctgacaGGCCTGGTGCTGGGgcaccgcccccacccccaccggcAACATCAGTTCGGAATGGCTTCCAAGACTCATCTTGTGAAGGTGTGTGGTGTTTGCTTCTTTGAagtgattttcttgttttaacGTTGGTATCCACACTGCACCCAGCTGATACCTGGTTCCCGCTAGCTAGCACAGTGAGCCTCCCTGTGACCTGCACCTGGTTCCCGCTAGCTAGCGCAGTGGGCCTCCCTGTGACCTGTTGAGAGAGAGTCTTTCTGTTTCACTTTCCAAAAAGACAGCTCATTTGTTTTCTAGTTTGTTCTTTGTGTGAGTTTCAGTGTGGCTCACTTATCAGAGATGCCAATGTAATTCACCTGGAGATTTTGtaatgtttctttcttgtttgtaaaTTACCATCCTATGCCCCACTTTTCTAAACAGTTGGCTGTAAGGAAGAGTGGCCCACGGTTATTAGGTTGCTTCCCTCGGCTGTGTTACTAGTTAGACTCaagttgttcttccagaggacctgggtttgatttccagaccCCACAGGTGACTCAAAACCATgtgaaactccagttctaggtgacCCAATGCCCTCTCGCCCTCGCAGGCACTAGGCAcgatacacagacatgcatgcagccaaaacacccatacacataaaataaaaataagatggaactttcttttaaaatgtaccaGTTATTTCTGGATCCGGTGGTGGGAAGAAAATGCCCTGGGTCTTAGCCCCAGCTCCTGAGAGATACCTGCATTCGCAATCTCTGCGGTTCGAATCATTTTCCCTTGCTTTGCAGGCCAGGATCAGCGAGGGAGCGGGGCACCCTGGTCACACTGTCCGCTTCTCTGTGTGCTCCAGGCATGAAACTGGAGCTGCTTTCTGAGCAGTCTGTCTCCTTGTCTTCCTTCCCCGAGTCTTCCTAGCAGGTGTTTTACGCTGAGATTGTTTGTTTCTCCCCCAGATGAGTGGGAAAGCAGATTCTACTTCCATCCGATTTCTGATTTGCCACCTCCAGAGCCGTATGTACCAACAACCAAGACGTACCCCAGCAAACTGGCCAGAAATGAAAGCCGGAGTAAGTATCTCTGCTAGGGCCTTGTGCAGGCTCAGGCTGTGAGAGCCTGGCTTCTGCCTGAGTCGTGCGGGAGTGCTGGGTCTCTTGCCTGGGGTGGCACAGAAAGCCCCGTTTGGAGCTGTCTGCACTCTGGTAGCCTCTCAGATACACCCAGAATGAGAAATGACTCTGAAGTGACATTACCATCTCAGAACACCTCTGCTGTATCAGTGTTGAGTTgtattcttttgcttctttgggtAATCGCCCCCATTTTGACCTCCTGAGAACAGCAAAGGACAATtcatcttctgtttcttctagaaatgtcatataaattaaaatactgccttgatcttttaaatgttttgtgggaTAGCATATGAAGATGTTGACTATCTATAATCTCACAgaatagatattttctttttccctgttgTTATCCATCTAATTCTGACCTTTTACACAGTTGTAATGACTATAGACCATTTTTCGTGGTCGGTTTTCACATAACACTGCTGAGTAAACACGCCCCTATGTTATCACATGGATTTTATTCCACGGGAGTCCGTTAAGTCTGCATACAGGAATTTGCCAGAATTGCACATTTGAATTGTTTC
This window contains:
- the Wipf1 gene encoding WAS/WASL-interacting protein family member 1, which produces MPVPPPPAPPPPPTFALANTEKPTLNKSEQAGRNALLSDISKGKKLKKTVTNDRSAPILDKPKGGGASGGGGYGGGGGGGSGGGGGGGGGGGNFGGGGPPGLGGLFQAGMPKLRSTANRDNDSGGSRPPILPPGGRATSAKPFSPPGGPGRFPTPPPGHRSGPPEPPRNRMPPMRPDVGSKPDSLPPPVPNTPRPIQSNLHNRGSPTGPGAPRPPFPGNRGAFGAGSVRQNPSSSSSPFSRPPLPPTPGRALDDKPPPPPPPVGNRPSIHREVVPPPPSQISKPPVPSTPRPGSGSQAPPPPPPPSRPGPPPLPPSSNDEIPRLPQRNLSLSSSAPPLPSPGRSGPLPPPPNERPPPPVRDPPGRSGPLPPPPPVSRNGSAPRALPATPQLPSRSGVDSPRSGPRPPLPPDRPGAGAPPPPPPATSVRNGFQDSSCEDEWESRFYFHPISDLPPPEPYVPTTKTYPSKLARNESRSGSNRRERGAPPLPPIPR